A genomic region of Xyrauchen texanus isolate HMW12.3.18 chromosome 29, RBS_HiC_50CHRs, whole genome shotgun sequence contains the following coding sequences:
- the LOC127623044 gene encoding extracellular calcium-sensing receptor, which produces MLIFGFLLLCSIEAKGEEANCSMIGNPEYPLLSKDGDIIIGGAFSIHSKIHLETPSFTEKPHRLMCTSLNLREFRFAQTMIFATEEINSKRNILPNISVGYQIFDSCGSTLASMRSSMALINGQELTAEQTCYGKTAVKAIIGESESSSTIVLSRATGPFQIPVISHFATCACLSNRKQFPSFFRTIPSDYYQSRALAQLVKHFGWTWVGAVRSDNDYGNNGMATFVEVAEREGVCIEYSEAILRTNSKEKIANVVEVMKKGTANVIVAFLAQGEMDVLLEEIIRQNVTGLQWVGSESWITAKYLATESVSKVLGGAIGFTISKSKIPGLKEFLLKVSPSQNPTNSLLREFWEMTFGCRLSPTISSKTEYEKFCDGSENLSNVSNAFTDVSELRISNNVYKAVYAIAIALHNTLACTTNGAHDNTTCGKKDLMVSNQVLHSLQNVNFTMASGERVFFDRNGDPTARYELVNWQKNGSGEISFITVGHYDASLLSEQQFVMNSINIFWAGDSHMKPNSVCSESCQPGFRPAVIKGRPACCFECLRCPSGEIRNTTDSAECIKCPLEYWSNENHSACILKKVEFLSFEENMGILLTAFSLTGVSLTIAVALVFYHFMDTPLIKASNTELSFLLLFSLMLCFLCSLTFIGQPSEWSCMLRHTAFGITFALCMSCVLARTFAVVMAFKATVPGTNVPQCSLPLQRISVFCCTLFQVIICTLWLTLAPPMPYKNFAHSTDKIILECDLGSAIGFWAVLGYIGLLAVLCFILAFMARKLPDNFNEAKFITFSMLIFCAVWVTFIPAYVSSPGKFTVAVEIFAILASSFGLFLCIFTPKCYIIILKPEKNTRKHIMGKALDKPQ; this is translated from the exons ATGCTTATCTTTGGGTTCTTGCTGCTCTGCAGCATTGAAGCAAAGGGGGAAGAGGCTAACTGTAGTATGATAGGAAATCCAGAGTACCCCCTGCTGTCAAAGGATGGAGACATTATCATTGGAGGAGCTTTTTCAATTCACAGCAAAATACATTTGGAAACGCCTTCTTTTACTGAAAAACCTCATCGTCTAATGTGCACCAG CCTTAATCTGAGAGAATTCCGCTTTGCTCAGACCATGATCTTTGCCACTGAGGAAATTAACAGCAAGAGGAACATACTCCCAAATATTTCAGTTGGATACCAAATATTTGACAGCTGTGGTTCAACACTAGCCTCTATGAGGTCATCAATGGCTCTGATAAATGGTCAGGAGTTAACAGCAGAACAAACCTGCTATGGGAAAACAGCAGTGAAAGCCATTATTGGAGAATCTGAGTCTTCCTCAACCATTGTACTGTCCAGAGCAACAGGGCCCTTTCAGATTCCTGTG ATTAGTCATTTTGCTACCTGTGCCTGCCTGAGCAACAGAAAGCAGTTTCCTTCTTTCTTTAGAACTATACCCAGTGATTACTACCAGAGCAGAGCACTGGCTCAGCTAGTCAAACACTTCGGTTGGACATGGGTAGGAGCAGTGAGAAGTGATAATGACTATGGAAACAATGGCATGGCAACCTTTGTAGAGGTAGCCGAAAGAGAAGGAGTATGCATTGAGTATTCTGAGGCCATACTGAGAACAAACTCCAAAGAGAAGATTGCTAATGTTGTTGAAGTGATGAAAAAGGGCACTGCTAATGTTATTGTGGCATTTCTGGCACAGGGTGAAATGGATGTGTTGCTAGAGGAGAttatcagacaaaatgtaacagggcTACAGTGGGTTGGCAGTGAATCCTGGATTACAGCGAAGTACTTGGCAACTGAAAGTGTTTCAAAAGTGCTCGGCGGTGCAATTGGCTTTACTATCAGCAAGTCAAAAATCCCAGGCCTGAAAGAATTTCTCCTTAAGGTCAGTCCTTCTCAGAACCCTACAAATTCTCTTTTGAGGGAATTTTGGGAGATGACGTTTGGATGCCGTCTCTCACCAACAATCAGCTCTAAAACTGAGTATGAGAAGTTTTGCGATGGATCTGAAAATCTGAGCAATGTGAGTAATGCATTCACAGATGTATCAGAGCTAAggatttcaaataatgtttataaGGCAGTCTATGCTATAGCTATAGCACTGCATAACACACTGGCTTGCACTACAAATGGAGCACATGATAATACAACATGTGGAAAAAAGGATTTGATGGTTTCCAACCAA GTACTACATTCCCTTCAAAATGTGAATTTCACAATGGCTTCAGGTGAGAGAGTTTTCTTTGACCGAAATGGAGACCCCACTGCAAGATATGAGCTGGTAAACTGGCAGAAAAATGGATCAGGGGAAATAAGTTTTATCACTGTGGGTCACTATGATGCCTCACTCCTCAGTGAACAGCAGTTTGTGATGAATTCTATCAATATATTTTGGGCAGGAGACAGCCACATG AAACCAAACTCGGTGTGCAGTGAGAGCTGCCAGCCAGGTTTCAGACCAGCTGTGATCAAAGGGAGACCAGCATGCTGCTTTGAATGTTTGCGATGCCCTTCTGGAGAAATCCGCAATACTACTG atTCGGCTGAGTGCATCAAATGCCCTTTAGAGTACTGGTCAAATGAAAACCACAGTGCCTGTATTCTCAAGAAGGTGGAGTTTCTTTCATTTGAGGAAAATATGGGAATACTTCTGACTGCATTCTCGTTAACCGGGGTATCTTTAACGATTGCAGTTGCACTGGTGTTTTACCACTTTATGGACACACCTCTTATAAAGGCCAGCAATACAGAGCTGAGCTTCCTTCTACTATTTTCACTGATGCTATGTTTTCTCTGTTCACTTACATTTATAGGGCAGCCCTCTGAGTGGTCCTGTATGCTGCGTCACACAGCATTTGGGATCACTTTTGCCCTTTGCATGTCTTGTGTTCTGGCTAGGACATTTGCAGTGGTAATGGCCTTCAAGGCCACAGTGCCTGGTACAAATGTTCCTCAGTGTTCATTGCCCTTACAAAGAATTAGTGTTTTCTGTTGCACTCTTTTCCAAGTAATCATATGTACCCTGTGGCTGACGTTAGCTCCTCCAATGCCATATAAAAATTTTGCTCATTCGACTGATAAAATAATACTTGAATGTGATCTAGGCTCAGCAATAGGTTTCTGGGCAGTGTTGGGTTATATTGGCCTACTGGCTGTCTTGTGCTTCATTCTAGCTTTTATGGCTCGAAAGCTGCCAGATAACTTCAATGAAGCCAAATTCATCACATTTAGTATGCTTATTTTTTGTGCCGTTTGGGTTACCTTTATCCCAGCTTATGTCAGTTCTCCTGGAAAATTCACTGTAGCTGTGGAGATATTTGCCATTTTAGCCTctagttttggtttgtttttatgtatattcacacCAAAATGCTACATTATCATACTTAAGCCAGAAAAAAACACTAGGAAACATATCATGGGCAAAGCTCTTGATAAACCACAATAA